A genomic window from Sparus aurata chromosome 4, fSpaAur1.1, whole genome shotgun sequence includes:
- the LOC115580478 gene encoding general transcription factor IIF subunit 2 isoform X1, whose product MSEKGEVDLTGAKQNTGVWLVKVPKYLSQQWAKATGRGEVGKLRICKKGNQGKAEVSFTLNEELTVIEGIEDKTVSAPREHPFTMQSVGGQTLAVFTENSSGQSEERSDGSSSGSGAGAGPDKIALEGVVVQRAECRPAVSESYMRLKRLQIEESSKPVRLSQQLQSPVTNNYKPVANHTYNLEYDRKKKEEGKRARADKQQVLDMLFSAFEKHQYYNIKDLVDITKQPVIYLKEILRDIGTYNVKGTHKNTWELRPEYRHYQAEEKTDE is encoded by the exons atgtcagaaaaGGGAGAAGTGGATTTAACTGGTGCCAAGCAGAACACGGGTGTGTGGCTTGTAAAG GTGCCCAAATACCTCTCACAACAATGGGCAAAAGCGACCGGAAGAGGAGAGGTCGGGAAACTCCGAATCTGCAA GAAGGGGAACCAAGGCAAAGCAGAG GTGTCTTTCACTTTGAACGAAGAGCTGACTGTGATAGAGGGTATAGAAGATAAGACGGTGTCTGCACCTCGCGAGCACCCCTTCACCATGCAGTCAGTGGGTGGTCAGACGCTGGCAGTCTTCACCGAGAACTCGTCAG GCCAATCAGAAGAGAGATCTGATGGCAGCAGCTCAGGGTCTGGGGCGGGGGCAGGTCCAG ataAAATAGCCTTGGAGGGAGTGGTAGTACAGAGAGCAGAGTGCAGACCTGCTGTAAGTGAGAGCTACATGAGGCTGAAGAG ATTACAAATTGAAGAGTCCTCCAAGCCAGTCAGGCTCTCACAACAGTTGCAAAGTCCTGTCACCAACAACTACAAACCTGTGGCCAACCATACGTACAAT CTCGAGTATGACaggaaaaagaaggaggagggcAAGAGAGCAAGAGCTGACAAACAGCAGGTGTTGGAcatgttgttttctgcttttgaaAAGCACCAGTACTACAACATCAAAGACCTGGTGGATATCACCAAACAGCCTGTG ATTTATTTGAAGGAAATCTTGCGTGATATCGGCACTTACAACGTGAAGGGAACACACAAGAACACCTGGGAGCTCAGGCCAGAATACCGACATTACCAGGCCGAGGAAAAGACTGATGAATAG
- the gpalpp1 gene encoding GPALPP motifs-containing protein 1, which yields MSSDKPIGPALPPRFRQEESDEDSDNDNGFSGPALPPGYKRGEPSSSSDQSDQEVAVKRAKTRHTDVVRSTDKVESAKEEEEEEEEDDGFFGPALPPGFKKQQTSPERPPVLGPALPPGFRRAAHENDDDHDDEEGEDIPGPALPPGYQAEPSSSEGEDEDMIGPMPTKGPVQDSVALDFERRARRMKEKLTGDDTPEVLTRETWMTELPPELQHIGLGARTFKKKSGPENKDRSMWTDTPADRERKIRERLEGKKKGEVEKDDVPQLSRKDLEMAEKVSKYNETKRAESLMTLHTKTMKEKAKEKVDQPVERRPFDRDEDLQVNRFDEAQKQRLLKKSQELNTRFSHSKEKMFL from the exons ATGTCGTCCGATAAACCAATCGGACCTGCCTTACCACCGAGgttcagacaggaggagagcgaTGAAGACTCTGATAATGATAACGGGT TCTCGGGCCCTGCTTTGCCTCCCGGTTACAAACGGGGGGAACCGTCGAGCTCCTCTGATCAGAGTGACCAGGAGGTGGCGGTGAAAAGAGCGAAAACAAGACACACAGATGTGGTCAGATCTACAGATAA AGTTGAGAGcgcaaaagaagaagaagaagaagaagaagaagatgatggtTTCTTTGGACCAGCCCTGCCACCAGGATTCAAAAAACAACAGACTTCACCAGAAAG GCCACCTGTACTGGGACCTGCTTTGCCTCCTGGGTTTCGCAGAGCAGCACATGAAAACgatgatgatcatgatgatgaagaaggaGAGGACATCCCAGGGCCTGCCCTACCCCCAGGCTACCAGGCCGAGCCCTCCAGCAGCGAGGGAGAGGATGAGGACATGATTGGACCCATGCCGACCAAAGGGCCGGTTCAAGACTCTGTGGCTCTGGACTTCGAGCGCAGAGCACGAAGGATGAAAGAGAAACTGACAGGAGAT GACACTCCTGAGGTGCTCACCAGAGAAACATGGATGACTGAGCTTCCACCAGAACTGCAGCACATTGGCTTGGGGGCCCGAACTTTCAAGAAGAAGTCAGGTCCGGAAAACAAGGATCGCTCTATGTGGACAGATACACCAGCAGACAGGGAGCGCAAGATCAGG GAACGCCTTGAgggaaagaagaaaggtgaggtGGAGAAAGATGATGTCCCACAACTCTCCAGAAAGGACTTGGAAATGGCAGAGAAAGTGTCAAAGTATAAT GAGACTAAACGTGCTGAGTCTCTGATGACTTTGCACACAAAGACGATGaaggaaaaagcaaaagagAAGGTTGACCAACCAGTGGAGAGGAGACCATTCGATCGAGATGAAGACCTGCAGGTGAATCGTTTTGATGAAGCACAGAAGCAGCGGCTGCTGAAGAAATCTCAGGAACTGAACACACGGTTCTCCCACAGCAAGGAGAAGATGTTCCTGTAA
- the LOC115580478 gene encoding general transcription factor IIF subunit 2 isoform X2, with protein MSEKGEVDLTGAKQNTGVWLVKVPKYLSQQWAKATGRGEVGKLRICKKGNQGKAEVSFTLNEELTVIEGIEDKTVSAPREHPFTMQSVGGQTLAVFTENSSDKIALEGVVVQRAECRPAVSESYMRLKRLQIEESSKPVRLSQQLQSPVTNNYKPVANHTYNLEYDRKKKEEGKRARADKQQVLDMLFSAFEKHQYYNIKDLVDITKQPVIYLKEILRDIGTYNVKGTHKNTWELRPEYRHYQAEEKTDE; from the exons atgtcagaaaaGGGAGAAGTGGATTTAACTGGTGCCAAGCAGAACACGGGTGTGTGGCTTGTAAAG GTGCCCAAATACCTCTCACAACAATGGGCAAAAGCGACCGGAAGAGGAGAGGTCGGGAAACTCCGAATCTGCAA GAAGGGGAACCAAGGCAAAGCAGAG GTGTCTTTCACTTTGAACGAAGAGCTGACTGTGATAGAGGGTATAGAAGATAAGACGGTGTCTGCACCTCGCGAGCACCCCTTCACCATGCAGTCAGTGGGTGGTCAGACGCTGGCAGTCTTCACCGAGAACTCGTCAG ataAAATAGCCTTGGAGGGAGTGGTAGTACAGAGAGCAGAGTGCAGACCTGCTGTAAGTGAGAGCTACATGAGGCTGAAGAG ATTACAAATTGAAGAGTCCTCCAAGCCAGTCAGGCTCTCACAACAGTTGCAAAGTCCTGTCACCAACAACTACAAACCTGTGGCCAACCATACGTACAAT CTCGAGTATGACaggaaaaagaaggaggagggcAAGAGAGCAAGAGCTGACAAACAGCAGGTGTTGGAcatgttgttttctgcttttgaaAAGCACCAGTACTACAACATCAAAGACCTGGTGGATATCACCAAACAGCCTGTG ATTTATTTGAAGGAAATCTTGCGTGATATCGGCACTTACAACGTGAAGGGAACACACAAGAACACCTGGGAGCTCAGGCCAGAATACCGACATTACCAGGCCGAGGAAAAGACTGATGAATAG
- the ercc3 gene encoding general transcription and DNA repair factor IIH helicase/translocase subunit XPB yields the protein MGKKDRGDRDKKSKKRFYEEEDDEEEAGGSESQEAIPAAAGKQVDESSTKLDEYGAKDYRAQMLLKNDHSSRPLWVAPDGHIFLEAFSPVYKYAQDFLVAIAEPVCRPNHVHEYKLTAYSLYAAVSVGLQTSDIVEYLQKLSKTSVPDGIVQFIQLCTVSYGKVKLVLKHNRYFVESAFPDVIQRLLQDNVIRECRLRTADGADTELITEVIHSKSAISKSVQDKGGTSTSQQQSDEQTSTQQVPDDIFSYYEQMDKEEEEEEETQTVSFEIRQEMIEELQKRCIQLEYPLLAEYDFRNDTVNPDINIDLKPTAVLRPYQEKSLRKMFGNGRARSGVIVLPCGAGKSLVGVTAACTVRKRCLVLGNSSVSVEQWKAQFKMWSTIDDSQICRFTSDAKDKPIGCSVAISTYSMLGHTTKRSWEAERVMEWMRSQEWGLIILDEVHTIPAKMFRRVLTIVQAHCKLGLTATLVREDDKIVDLNFLIGPKLYEANWMELQNNGYIAKVQCAEVWCPMSPEFYREYVAIKTKKRILLYTMNPNKFRACQFLIRFHERRNDKIIVFADNVFALKEYAIRLNKPYIYGPTSQGERMQILQNFKHNPKINTIFISKVGDTSFDLPEANVLIQISSHGGSRRQEAQRLGRVLRAKKGMVAEEYNAYFYSLVSQDTQEMAYSTKRQRFLVDQGYSFKVITKLAGMEEEDLMFSCREEQQQLLQKVLAASDLDAEEEVVAGELGGRPQFSRRTGTMSSMSGADDTVYMEYQSRGSKAAALAKGVHPLFKRFRK from the exons ATGGGCAAAAAGGATAGAGGAGATCGGG ACAAGAAGTCCAAAAAGCGCTTCtatgaggaggaagatgatgaagaagaggcGGGGGGCAGTGAGTCTCAGGAAGCCATCCCTGCTGCTGCAGGGAAACAAGTGGATGAGTCCAGTACAAAACTGGATGAGTATGGAGCCAAAGACTACCGTGCTCAGATGCTGCTGAAGAATGATCACTCGTCACGCCCCCTCTGGGTG GCTCCAGATGGGCACATCTTTCTTGAAGCCTTCTCACCAGTGTATAAGTACGCCCAGGACTTCTTGGTGGCCATCGCGGAGCCAGTGTGCAGGCCTAACCACGTCCATGAGTACAAGCTGACAGCCTATTCCCTGTATGCAGCTGTCAGTGTGGGGCTGCAGACCTCTGATATTGTGGAGTATCTGCAGAAACTCAGCAAGACATCTGTACCTGATGGGATCGTGCAGTTCATTCAG CTCTGCACAGTGAGCTATGGCAAAGTCAAGCTGGTGCTCAAGCACAACAG GTATTTTGTTGAGAGTGCCTTCCCTGATGTGATCCAGCGGCTTCTGCAGGACAACGTGATCCGTGAATGTCGTCTCCGTACTGCAGACGGGGCAGACACAGAGCTTATTACTGAAGTCATCCACAGCAAGTCAGCG ATCTCAAAGTCTGTTCAGGATAAGGGAGGTACTTCTACCTCACAGCAGCAGAGCGATGAGCAAACGTCAACCCAGCAAGTCCCGGATGACATCTTCAGCTACTATGAACAGATGgataaagaggaagaggaggaggaagagactcAGACTGTATCCTTTGAGATCCGCCAG GAGATGATTGAAGAACTGCAGAAGCGCTGCATTCAGCTGGAGTACCCCCTCCTGGCAGAGTACGACTTTCGCAACGACACAGTCAACCCCGACATCAACATAGACCTGAAGCCCACTGCTGTGTTGCGACCCTACCAGGAAAAGAGTCTGCGCAAGATGTTTGGAAATGGACGTGCTCGCTCTGGGGTCATTGTGCTGCCCTGCG GAGCTGGCAAATCTCTGGTGGGTGTGACGGCGGCATGCACGGTGCGTAAACGCTGCCTGGTGTTGGGTAACTCCTCAGTGTCAGTGGAGCAGTGGAAGGCTCAGTTCAAGATGTGGTCCACTATCGACGACTCTCAGATCTGCCGCTTCACCTCCGACGCCAAGGACAAGCCCATCGGCTGTTCTGTGGCTATCAGCACCTACTCTATGTTGGGCCACACCACCAAGCGCTCCTGGGAGGCTGAGAGGGTCATGGAGTGGATGCGGAGCCAGGAGTGGGGACTCATTATCCTGGATGAGGTGCACACTATCCCTG CCAAGATGTTTCGTCGTGTTCTGACCATCGTCCAGGCGCACTGCAAACTGGGGCTCACTGCCACACTGGTCAGGGAAGATGACAAGATTGTGGACCTCAACTTCCTAATTGGGCCAAAGCTATACGAGGCCAACTGGATGGAGTTGCAGAACAACGGCTACATCGCCAAAGTCCAGTGTGCAGAG GTGTGGTGCCCAATGTCTCCGGAGTTTTACAGAGAGTACGTGGCCATCAAAACGAAGAAGCGCATCCTGCTCTACACGATGAACCCCAACAAGTTCCGTGCTTGCCAGTTTCTCATTCGCTTTCACGAGCGGCGCAATGACAAGATAATCGTCTTTGCTGACAACGTGTTTGCCTTGAAGGAATATGCCATTCGCCTCAACAA GCCGTACATCTACGGTCCGACCTCTCAGGGGGAACGTATGCAGATTTTACAGAACTTCAAACACAACCCCAAGATCAACACCATTTTCATCTCCAAG GTTGGAGACACCTCATTTGACTTGCCTGAAGCCAATGTCCTGATCCAAATCTCCTCCCATGGTGGATCACGCAGACAGGAGGCCCAGAGGCTTGGCAGAGTCTTACGAGCCAAAAAAG GGATGGTTGCAGAGGAGTACAATGCATACTTCTATTCACTGGTGTCCCAGGACACTCAGGAGATGGCTTACTCCACCAAGAGGCAGAGGTTCCTGGTGGATCAGGGATACAGCTTTAAG GTGATCACAAAGTTGGCAGGTATGGAGGAAGAGGACTTGATGTTCTCCTGCAGAGAGGAACAGCAACAGCTACTTCAGAAGGTCCTAGCTGCTTCCGATCTGGATGCCGAGGAGGAAGTGGTGGCGGGAGAGCTGGGCGGGAGACCCCAG TTCTCAAGGCGAACAGGCACCATGAGCTCCATGTCGGGTGCAGACGACACCGTCTACATGGAATATCAGAGTCGAGGCAGCAAAGCGGCCGCGCTAGCAAAGGGCGTTCATCCACTCTTCAAGCGCTTCAGAAAGTAG